The bacterium region GCTCCGAGCCGGCCAAGGCATCTTCCACCGATCCGAATAAGCCGGTCTTCGTGGAGCCGATGCAAGGGAAGCAGCGCCTAGCCTACTGCTACGCGCCGGAGGAAGGCTGTGGTTCCAAGGCGGCCGAGGCCTGGTGCCAAGGCAAAGGCTACAAAGGCGCGCAGAAATGGGAGATGGAGCCGAAGGATCAAGGCAAGGCGCGGTCGGCGCGGTATATCGGCAGTGATATGACTTGCAAGCCACGGGCTTGCGACACCTTCTTGTCGATCACTTGCCGAACCGGGCCGCCGACGTTTTTCTAAAGGCGTAGAGCCGTTATGAAACAGAGCTTGGCGAAAATCCTTCTTTTCCTTGCGGTGGTTTTTCTCGTCGATCAACCCAGAGCCGAAGCCGCGGAGACGATTTCCCCTAAAAAGCTGGCCCAAATGCTTCAAGAAGGCGAGCAACTGCAATTGCTGGACGTCCGGGAGTTGTCGGAAATCCAACGGGCGGGCTTTCCGGGCGCCCGCCACATCCCCATGGGTCAACTGGAAGCCCGCATCGCCGAGCTAAATCCCGACCAAACCACGGTTGTCATCTGCCATTATGGCAACCGCAGCTCCGTTGCGGCGGAGCAGCTAAAGAAGAAGGGATTCAAGAACGTGATGAACTTGAAGGGCGGCATTGACGCTTATTCGCGCGAGGTGGACCCGGGGATTCCACGGTATTAAAAATCTGAATTTACGCCGCCTTCGAAGCGCTTCGCCATCGTAAGGCCGCCAGTAGAATCAAGCCCAAAGCCAAGAACGAAATTCCGGCCGGTTGCCGGGCGCCGGGCGCCAGCCGGCATCCGCCGTCGCCCTCGATCTCCTCGGCCTCGATGGTGAGGACCGCGGTGTCGGGGTCGCCCAGCT contains the following coding sequences:
- a CDS encoding rhodanese-like domain-containing protein, with product MKQSLAKILLFLAVVFLVDQPRAEAAETISPKKLAQMLQEGEQLQLLDVRELSEIQRAGFPGARHIPMGQLEARIAELNPDQTTVVICHYGNRSSVAAEQLKKKGFKNVMNLKGGIDAYSREVDPGIPRY